One window from the genome of Treponema sp. OMZ 838 encodes:
- a CDS encoding phage minor capsid protein, which yields MLSPRYLAGLSDDLVEIYSQLEIDILRDMARRLARVGKITEATKWQAQVLTEAGGLKQDIARILHKYDKRIVQEIQEIFNDALIKNARADNRIFAEATGRTISDNNAQMMLATMKKTHEDLSRLTLTSAEVTNKTFLKQANNAYMQVTSGAFDYDTAMKIAANEIAKNGVTTMITYTNNAKPVRRSLESAVRMNILTGVNQTASQQTMDNCEALDCDLVEVTAHIGARPEHEEWQGKVYSVSGKSEKYPPFSVCGYGEADGICGINCRHSFYPYFEGMEKHYSQDDLDEMSKETVDYNGKSYSRYEGEQQLRHIERTIRHYKKEAATQDAMGIDNTAARRKIGEWQAKARDFTEQTGIRRDRAREYIGMPNGEKQPKALKPQVVHAFTQSQPVNQAVVQKMADMNAKADTFYVASSSLDNLVTKAQHTQTMTTIQKIQPVEGKNLAGRLFVKRDLKDINEVLKAQGFDGKPTVLNKTEFLKAVKDDTFIAQRTYTAPSKEKLDEYINMLRSGDFYVDCRTGGRAHGKGMYAAADYTKGKDLRRVIDEMTHYQNLGAIQRGEHYTMTETLTIDPSARIIDEANVVNEFIYRYTQELKAQGYSTREINDKIISNGWRNRDKGVLASLMGYDVIRAIPSPFRADYMVILNRTKLILLGGNE from the coding sequence ATGCTCTCGCCCCGCTACCTTGCCGGTCTTTCGGATGACCTCGTAGAAATTTACTCACAACTTGAAATCGACATACTCCGCGATATGGCGCGGCGTCTTGCGCGGGTAGGTAAAATCACCGAGGCAACCAAATGGCAAGCGCAAGTACTAACCGAGGCGGGCGGATTAAAACAGGATATCGCGCGGATATTGCATAAATACGATAAGCGCATTGTTCAAGAGATACAGGAAATCTTTAACGACGCCCTGATAAAAAACGCCCGCGCCGACAATCGCATTTTTGCCGAAGCGACCGGCCGCACCATAAGCGATAACAATGCGCAAATGATGCTTGCGACAATGAAAAAAACGCATGAAGATTTATCACGTCTTACCCTTACCAGCGCCGAGGTAACGAACAAAACCTTTCTCAAACAGGCAAACAATGCGTATATGCAAGTAACAAGCGGCGCATTCGATTACGATACGGCAATGAAGATAGCCGCAAATGAAATAGCGAAAAACGGCGTAACAACAATGATAACCTATACGAACAATGCCAAGCCCGTAAGGCGCAGCCTTGAAAGCGCCGTTCGTATGAATATCCTAACCGGTGTCAATCAAACCGCTTCACAGCAAACGATGGATAACTGCGAGGCACTCGATTGCGATTTAGTAGAGGTTACCGCGCATATAGGAGCAAGACCTGAACATGAAGAATGGCAGGGTAAGGTATACAGCGTAAGCGGCAAAAGCGAAAAATACCCGCCGTTTAGTGTATGCGGTTACGGAGAGGCGGATGGTATCTGCGGTATCAACTGCCGACATTCCTTTTATCCGTATTTTGAAGGGATGGAAAAACACTACAGCCAAGACGATTTAGACGAAATGAGTAAGGAGACGGTAGACTACAACGGCAAAAGCTATAGCCGCTATGAAGGGGAACAGCAATTACGGCATATTGAACGGACAATACGGCACTACAAAAAAGAAGCAGCAACACAGGATGCAATGGGGATTGATAACACCGCCGCCCGCCGTAAAATCGGCGAATGGCAGGCAAAGGCGCGGGACTTTACCGAGCAAACCGGTATTAGACGCGACAGGGCGAGAGAGTATATCGGAATGCCGAACGGAGAAAAACAGCCGAAAGCGTTGAAACCGCAAGTAGTGCACGCATTTACACAATCCCAGCCGGTCAATCAAGCAGTTGTACAAAAGATGGCTGACATGAACGCCAAAGCTGATACCTTCTATGTTGCAAGTAGCAGCCTAGATAATCTTGTTACAAAAGCGCAACATACGCAAACAATGACAACTATACAAAAAATACAGCCGGTAGAAGGAAAGAATTTAGCAGGGAGATTATTTGTTAAACGAGACCTCAAAGATATAAACGAGGTATTAAAAGCGCAAGGCTTTGACGGCAAGCCAACCGTTCTCAATAAAACCGAATTTTTGAAGGCCGTAAAAGATGACACCTTTATAGCGCAACGGACATACACCGCACCAAGCAAAGAGAAACTCGATGAGTATATCAATATGTTGCGAAGCGGCGATTTTTATGTCGACTGCAGAACTGGCGGCAGAGCGCACGGGAAAGGAATGTATGCAGCGGCGGATTATACGAAAGGTAAAGACTTACGCCGTGTGATTGATGAGATGACACATTATCAAAATCTTGGCGCAATCCAGCGCGGCGAGCATTACACTATGACCGAAACATTGACAATAGATCCGAGTGCAAGGATTATTGATGAAGCGAATGTCGTAAATGAATTTATTTACCGATACACGCAAGAGCTAAAGGCTCAAGGCTATTCAACAAGAGAAATAAACGATAAAATCATTAGTAACGGCTGGAGGAATCGTGATAAAGGCGTTCTTGCCTCACTTATGGGATATGACGTAATACGAGCAATCCCAAGTCCGTTCCGTGCTGATTACATGGTTATATTAAACCGTACAAAACTCATTTTACTAGGAGGAAACGAATGA
- a CDS encoding M15 family metallopeptidase: MGVIRDIDRLKPELAKRTRFFLAELKKRGIEVIVLETDRTVDTQLAYYAQGRKPLEEVNALRKKAGLYLLTEDENKHIVTKTTQSRHFGGNAVDIAPVKDGRVWWNAPEQVWKEIGTIGEECGLDWCAGGYGQVWGKGWDNPHFELMKG; encoded by the coding sequence ATGGGAGTGATACGGGATATTGATCGGCTTAAGCCGGAACTGGCAAAGCGAACGCGGTTTTTTTTAGCCGAGCTAAAAAAGCGCGGCATAGAAGTCATCGTGCTTGAAACCGATCGAACAGTCGACACACAGCTTGCCTATTATGCGCAAGGGCGTAAACCGCTTGAAGAGGTAAACGCACTCCGCAAAAAAGCGGGCTTATATCTTTTAACGGAAGATGAGAATAAGCACATTGTAACAAAGACGACGCAATCCCGGCATTTTGGCGGCAATGCTGTTGATATTGCACCGGTAAAAGACGGCCGCGTCTGGTGGAATGCACCGGAGCAAGTCTGGAAAGAAATCGGCACTATCGGTGAAGAATGCGGGCTTGATTGGTGCGCAGGCGGATATGGACAGGTGTGGGGTAAGGGTTGGGACAATCCCCACTTTGAACTTATGAAGGGATAG
- a CDS encoding DUF5662 family protein: MRITKERLMNEQRYDSAKDTLLHIKRVNALLLQFLQELINRAVTHDESKLHEPEKMFFDKMTPRLKALTYGSEEYKQALAELKPALDHHYSHNSHHPEHYDNGIDDFTLADLVEMFFDWKAASERHNDGDVLKSIEINKQRFGLSDQLCKIFENTERWLCIKKYDKSKGAVNE; this comes from the coding sequence ATGAGAATCACCAAGGAGCGGTTGATGAATGAGCAGCGATACGATTCTGCTAAAGACACATTGCTACACATAAAGCGTGTTAATGCCTTACTCTTGCAATTCTTGCAAGAGCTGATAAACAGGGCTGTAACACACGATGAATCGAAATTGCATGAACCGGAAAAAATGTTTTTTGATAAAATGACACCGCGGTTAAAAGCTTTAACGTATGGTAGTGAAGAGTATAAACAAGCATTGGCAGAATTAAAACCGGCTCTTGATCACCATTATTCTCATAACAGCCATCACCCTGAGCATTATGACAATGGAATAGATGACTTTACGCTTGCCGATTTAGTTGAAATGTTTTTTGACTGGAAGGCTGCGAGTGAACGGCATAATGATGGCGATGTTTTAAAATCTATCGAAATCAACAAGCAACGCTTCGGCTTGTCGGATCAGCTGTGTAAGATTTTCGAGAACACAGAACGGTGGTTGTGTATAAAAAAATACGATAAATCAAAAGGAGCGGTGAATGAATGA
- a CDS encoding phage scaffolding protein produces MKREFLEGLNLEAAVIDQIMAENGKDIEREKQKTLAAQEEAKETKAQLEKANKTLEGFADHEQIKADVEKYKAEAEAAKKEAAAKIASLERTAQVKDFLSGKKFVNDITRDALAAKLTEQLGSEEAKGKSLDDLFAALTKDQKNILADDTAPAPPVQGSMKGGSHAADERAAARAVMGLPPEKD; encoded by the coding sequence ATGAAGCGAGAATTTTTGGAAGGGCTTAACCTTGAAGCCGCCGTTATCGACCAGATTATGGCAGAGAACGGCAAGGATATAGAGCGCGAAAAACAAAAGACGCTCGCCGCTCAAGAAGAGGCTAAGGAAACTAAAGCGCAGCTTGAAAAAGCGAATAAAACGCTTGAAGGCTTTGCAGACCATGAGCAAATAAAGGCCGATGTTGAAAAGTACAAAGCGGAAGCGGAGGCGGCAAAAAAAGAAGCGGCAGCGAAGATTGCAAGCCTTGAGAGAACCGCCCAAGTAAAGGATTTTTTAAGCGGCAAAAAGTTTGTCAACGATATTACCCGTGATGCCCTCGCGGCAAAGCTCACCGAACAGCTCGGCAGTGAAGAGGCAAAGGGCAAATCGCTTGATGATTTATTTGCCGCCCTTACGAAGGATCAAAAAAACATCCTTGCCGACGATACCGCTCCCGCACCACCGGTACAAGGCAGCATGAAAGGCGGCTCGCACGCAGCCGATGAGCGGGCGGCAGCACGGGCGGTAATGGGCTTGCCGCCTGAAAAAGACTAA
- a CDS encoding putative minor capsid protein, with protein MIGRHLLIHSCTVQEVSGLNRDGGAEYGESILLEHVRIVPAYSVRRGTVGEEKDDKLLLFIDGVNSTPRGFIPKTDSAVFWQGQQYTVRAVTPCYTAGRGSLVHHWELSLV; from the coding sequence ATGATCGGTAGACACCTTTTAATCCATTCCTGTACCGTGCAAGAGGTAAGCGGGTTAAACCGCGACGGCGGCGCGGAGTATGGAGAAAGCATCCTTCTTGAACACGTGCGGATAGTGCCGGCATACAGCGTAAGACGCGGAACCGTCGGTGAAGAAAAGGACGACAAATTACTTCTTTTTATCGACGGGGTAAACAGTACACCGCGCGGGTTTATACCCAAAACCGACAGCGCGGTATTTTGGCAAGGGCAACAATACACCGTCCGCGCCGTAACTCCATGCTACACCGCTGGCAGAGGTTCGCTGGTGCATCATTGGGAGCTGTCGCTTGTATGA
- a CDS encoding putative minor capsid protein: protein MIGRHLLIHSCTVQEVSGLNRDGGAEYAESILLEHVRIVPAYSVRRGTVGEEKDDKLLLFIDGVNSAPRGFIPKTDSAVFWQGQQYTVRAVTPCYTAGRGSLVHHWELSLV, encoded by the coding sequence ATGATCGGTAGACACCTTTTAATCCATTCCTGCACCGTGCAAGAGGTAAGCGGGTTAAACCGCGACGGCGGCGCGGAGTATGCGGAAAGTATCTTACTCGAACACGTGCGGATAGTGCCGGCATACAGCGTAAGGCGCGGAACCGTCGGTGAAGAAAAGGACGACAAATTACTTCTTTTTATCGACGGGGTAAACAGCGCCCCGCGCGGATTTATACCCAAAACCGACAGCGCGGTATTTTGGCAAGGACAACAATACACCGTCCGCGCCGTAACTCCATGCTACACCGCTGGCAGAGGTTCGCTGGTGCATCATTGGGAGCTGTCGCTTGTATGA
- a CDS encoding minor capsid protein, whose translation MTIEFKVKRLAEDGKIIKANVVQRIESVQGYLDYLVVKDSNYFCPLETSVLQKSAIINTTMGSGLLIWQTPYARAQYYGEQFDHSKQRNPNACAKWFEAAKARWHSKWVRFVNEMLKNS comes from the coding sequence ATGACAATCGAATTTAAAGTAAAGCGGCTTGCCGAAGACGGTAAGATTATAAAAGCGAATGTCGTACAACGCATTGAAAGTGTGCAAGGCTATCTTGATTACCTTGTTGTCAAAGACAGTAACTACTTTTGCCCGCTTGAAACAAGCGTCCTGCAAAAGTCGGCTATCATCAATACAACGATGGGGAGCGGGCTTTTAATCTGGCAGACACCGTATGCACGGGCGCAGTATTACGGGGAGCAATTCGACCACAGCAAGCAACGTAACCCGAATGCGTGCGCGAAATGGTTCGAGGCGGCAAAGGCGCGATGGCATTCAAAATGGGTGAGGTTTGTTAATGAAATGCTTAAAAATAGCTGA